A window of Vulpes lagopus strain Blue_001 chromosome 21, ASM1834538v1, whole genome shotgun sequence contains these coding sequences:
- the CD27 gene encoding CD27 antigen isoform X1, producing the protein MARPPPCWLWILGTLAGLSATPAPKHCPEKHYQVQGERCCQMCKPGTFLVKDCERHGEAAQCDPCIPGASFSPDHHARRHCESCRHCNSGLLIRNCTLTANAECDCPKGWKCRDKQCTECDPPSNPLLIPHPSPAPGPHLQPTHLPYAKIKFQATLCPVTEMQETSTVRQMQTLADFRWLPAPALSTHWPPQRSLCSSDCIRIFVILSGMFLAFTMIGALFFHQQRKYRLSKRQHTGFQSSPCPQPYHPRPPAHAWSLRESFLTPSLPTLAPTFSFFPLSWQPPDS; encoded by the exons ATGGCCCGGCCACCTCCCTGCTGGCTGTGGATTCTGGGGACCCTGGCGGGGCTCTcagccaccccagcccccaaGCACTGTCCGGAGAAACACTACCAGGTCCAGGGAGAACGGTGCTGTCAGATGTGTAAGCCAG GAACTTTCCTCGTGAAAGACTGTGAAAGGCATGGAGAGGCTGCTCAGTGTGATCCCTGCATACCGGGGGCCTCCTTTTCACCAGACCACCACGCCCGGCGCCACTGTGAGAGCTGTCGGCATTGTAACTCTG GTCTTCTCATTCGAAACTGCACTCTCACGGCAAATGCGGAGTGTGACTGCCCCAAGGGCTGGAAGTGCAGGGACAAGCAGTGTACGGAGTGTGATCCTCCTTCAAACCCCTTACTGATACCTCATCCgtctccagccccaggcccacaCTTGCAACCCACCCACTTACCTTACGCCAAAATTAAGTTCCAGGCAACGCTTTGTCCAGTGACAG AGATGCAGGAGACCAGCACAGTCCGGCAGATGCAGACCCTGGCTGACTTCAGGTGGCTGCCTGCTCCAGCTCTCTCCACCCACTGGCCAC CCCAAAGGTCTCTGTGCAGCTCAGATTGCATCCGCATCTTTGTGATCCTCTCTGGAATGTTTCTTGCTTTCACCATGATCGGAGCTCTGTTCTTCCACCAACAAAGAAAATACAGGCTAAGTAAGAGACAACATACAGGTTTCCAgtcctctccctgtccccagccctaCCATCCCAGGCCCCCTGCCCATGCCTGGAGCCTCAGGGAATCTTTCCTTACTCCATCTTTACCAACATTGGCtcccaccttttctttcttccctcttagCTGGCAACCCCCTGACAGCTAA
- the CD27 gene encoding CD27 antigen isoform X2, translating into MARPPPCWLWILGTLAGLSATPAPKHCPEKHYQVQGERCCQMCKPGTFLVKDCERHGEAAQCDPCIPGASFSPDHHARRHCESCRHCNSGLLIRNCTLTANAECDCPKGWKCRDKQCTECDPPSNPLLIPHPSPAPGPHLQPTHLPYAKIKFQATLCPVTEMQETSTVRQMQTLADFRWLPAPALSTHWPPQRSLCSSDCIRIFVILSGMFLAFTMIGALFFHQQRKYRLNKEECPVVPVEPCPYSCPREEEGGAIPIQEDYRKPEPASYC; encoded by the exons ATGGCCCGGCCACCTCCCTGCTGGCTGTGGATTCTGGGGACCCTGGCGGGGCTCTcagccaccccagcccccaaGCACTGTCCGGAGAAACACTACCAGGTCCAGGGAGAACGGTGCTGTCAGATGTGTAAGCCAG GAACTTTCCTCGTGAAAGACTGTGAAAGGCATGGAGAGGCTGCTCAGTGTGATCCCTGCATACCGGGGGCCTCCTTTTCACCAGACCACCACGCCCGGCGCCACTGTGAGAGCTGTCGGCATTGTAACTCTG GTCTTCTCATTCGAAACTGCACTCTCACGGCAAATGCGGAGTGTGACTGCCCCAAGGGCTGGAAGTGCAGGGACAAGCAGTGTACGGAGTGTGATCCTCCTTCAAACCCCTTACTGATACCTCATCCgtctccagccccaggcccacaCTTGCAACCCACCCACTTACCTTACGCCAAAATTAAGTTCCAGGCAACGCTTTGTCCAGTGACAG AGATGCAGGAGACCAGCACAGTCCGGCAGATGCAGACCCTGGCTGACTTCAGGTGGCTGCCTGCTCCAGCTCTCTCCACCCACTGGCCAC CCCAAAGGTCTCTGTGCAGCTCAGATTGCATCCGCATCTTTGTGATCCTCTCTGGAATGTTTCTTGCTTTCACCATGATCGGAGCTCTGTTCTTCCACCAACAAAGAAAATACAGGCTAA ACAAAGAAGAATGCCCAGTGGTGCCTGTGGAGCCTTGTCCTTACAGCTGCCCCAGGGAGGAAGAGGGTGGCGCCATCCCCATTCAGGAAGATTACCGAAAACCAGAACCCGCTTCCTACTGCTGA